A part of Chitinimonas koreensis genomic DNA contains:
- a CDS encoding S41 family peptidase, producing MFAGSIQKNAVAGALCALGLWLAAAPAAAEGPAAGQKLDAAARGAVLDALATQIAANYVFPEQTGKTIAAVKAKAARGGYDQATTSEAFAAILTEDLRQLARDKHFGVEFDPEFRSEGGPAAAPSAAQLAEERKDAAGRAWGIARVERLAGNVGYLDLRGFPSAYLVGTAYQSALSLLAGTDALILDLRRNGGGDPAGVSLLLSHFFAEGDERHLNDIYNRPTNTTRAYWTHGVAGPRYTRPVYVLTSAQTFSGGEECAYDLQTQKRAILVGETTGGGANPVDAFGLPHGFVAIVPTGRAINPVTGTNWEHVGVKPDVAVPADKALETAWRAALDKLLKESTDPEIKEGLQRTLARLDKGEAELPAYRPARR from the coding sequence ATGTTTGCCGGAAGTATCCAGAAGAATGCCGTCGCCGGCGCCCTGTGCGCGCTGGGCCTGTGGCTGGCGGCGGCCCCGGCCGCTGCGGAAGGCCCCGCGGCCGGCCAGAAGCTGGACGCCGCGGCGCGCGGCGCGGTGCTCGACGCGCTGGCGACGCAGATCGCCGCCAACTACGTCTTCCCCGAGCAGACCGGCAAGACCATCGCCGCGGTGAAGGCGAAGGCGGCCCGCGGCGGCTACGACCAGGCCACGACCAGCGAGGCCTTCGCCGCCATCCTCACCGAAGACCTGCGGCAACTGGCCCGCGACAAGCATTTCGGCGTGGAATTCGACCCGGAATTCAGGTCCGAGGGCGGCCCGGCAGCGGCCCCGTCGGCAGCGCAGCTGGCCGAGGAACGCAAGGACGCGGCCGGCCGGGCCTGGGGCATCGCGCGCGTCGAGCGGCTGGCCGGCAACGTCGGCTACCTCGACCTGCGCGGCTTCCCGTCCGCCTATCTGGTCGGCACGGCCTACCAGTCGGCGCTGTCGCTGCTGGCCGGCACCGATGCGCTGATCCTGGACCTGCGCCGCAACGGCGGCGGCGATCCCGCCGGCGTCTCCCTGCTGCTGAGCCACTTCTTCGCCGAGGGCGACGAGCGCCACCTGAACGACATCTACAACCGCCCGACCAACACCACGCGCGCCTACTGGACCCACGGCGTGGCCGGCCCGCGCTACACGCGGCCGGTCTACGTGCTGACCTCGGCGCAGACCTTCTCCGGCGGCGAGGAATGCGCCTACGACCTGCAGACGCAGAAGCGCGCCATCCTGGTCGGCGAGACCACCGGCGGCGGCGCCAACCCGGTGGACGCGTTCGGGCTGCCGCACGGCTTCGTGGCCATCGTTCCCACCGGCCGCGCCATCAACCCGGTCACCGGCACCAACTGGGAGCACGTGGGCGTGAAGCCCGACGTGGCGGTGCCGGCGGACAAGGCGCTGGAAACGGCCTGGCGCGCGGCGCTCGACAAGCTGCTGAAGGAAAGCACCGACCCGGAGATCAAGGAAGGCCTGCAGCGCACGCTGGCGCGGCTGGACAAGGGCGAGGCGGAGCTGCCGGCCTACCGGCCGGCCCGGCGCTGA
- a CDS encoding MbtH family protein, which produces MSVDDTENKMAYQVVVNEEEQYSIWPADKEIPLGWRAVGEQGEKESCLAYIKDVWTDMRPLSLRRQMADQVP; this is translated from the coding sequence ATGAGCGTCGACGATACGGAAAACAAGATGGCGTATCAGGTAGTGGTCAATGAAGAAGAACAATATTCGATCTGGCCCGCCGACAAGGAAATCCCGCTGGGATGGCGCGCAGTGGGCGAACAGGGTGAAAAGGAATCCTGTCTCGCATACATCAAGGACGTGTGGACCGATATGCGTCCATTGTCCTTGCGCAGGCAAATGGCCGATCAGGTTCCCTGA
- a CDS encoding M56 family metallopeptidase: MLALQQWHAALGGVIVQSLFQLTALGMAAALALACIDRRRAGLRHAVGMAFLLAMAAAPIASFLQAIPSAAAQGGGIWQAPVPAAAAVDVLPPAVQAALPASGWLAWLWYFGVSAMLARLALGMRQVGQLGRAASQPLPAHWQRRVEDMARAMGIRREIRVRLTGQAGMPCTAHAWRPLIWLPARMLSGLAPDQLEAVLAHELAHIRRLDWLWNGLQCAIEAILFYHPAVWWLSRQIRQDREHACDDLAVAACTDPIALAEALVSLERGRQTPRLALAADGGSLRQRVERLLGGPAAPAPGWQRSLLPICLVGAVLLLGAQASIAGTEPGTRGPAASRQATTSHIEIDDGNIHIATTEDGQSREYRRAESGSGTVSESYRVGGKPAAIDAAARKWIDARIQAAVQPPPEPPAVPEPPAPPAPPEPPSMADNGAYKEAVRLALADPALQARLGAPLSAGTEVNGSIQEHDWAGRQVGSADLYIPLRGPKGSATVHAVGGRVNGAWRFAPLQLESVALR, translated from the coding sequence ATGCTCGCGCTTCAACAATGGCACGCCGCGCTCGGCGGCGTGATCGTGCAGTCCCTGTTCCAGCTGACCGCGCTCGGGATGGCGGCCGCGCTCGCGCTGGCCTGCATCGACCGGCGCCGCGCCGGCCTGCGCCACGCGGTGGGCATGGCCTTCCTGCTGGCGATGGCGGCGGCGCCGATCGCCAGTTTCCTGCAGGCCATCCCATCGGCCGCGGCGCAGGGCGGCGGCATCTGGCAGGCCCCAGTGCCGGCCGCGGCGGCCGTCGACGTGCTGCCGCCGGCGGTGCAGGCCGCCCTGCCCGCGTCGGGCTGGCTGGCCTGGCTGTGGTATTTCGGCGTGAGCGCGATGCTGGCGCGGCTGGCGCTCGGCATGCGCCAGGTCGGCCAGCTGGGCCGGGCGGCGAGCCAACCGCTGCCGGCGCACTGGCAGCGCCGCGTCGAGGACATGGCGCGGGCGATGGGCATCCGCCGCGAGATCCGGGTGCGGCTGACCGGGCAGGCCGGCATGCCGTGCACCGCCCACGCCTGGCGTCCGCTGATCTGGCTGCCGGCGCGCATGCTCAGCGGCCTGGCGCCGGACCAGCTCGAAGCCGTGCTGGCCCACGAGCTGGCCCACATCCGCCGGCTGGACTGGCTGTGGAACGGCCTGCAGTGCGCGATCGAGGCCATCCTGTTCTACCACCCGGCCGTCTGGTGGCTGAGCCGGCAGATCCGCCAGGACCGCGAGCACGCCTGCGACGACCTGGCAGTGGCGGCCTGCACCGATCCGATCGCGCTGGCCGAGGCGCTGGTCTCGCTGGAACGCGGCCGCCAAACGCCGCGGCTGGCCCTGGCCGCCGACGGCGGCTCGCTGCGGCAGCGGGTGGAACGCCTGCTCGGCGGGCCGGCCGCGCCGGCGCCGGGCTGGCAGCGCTCGCTGCTGCCGATCTGCCTGGTCGGCGCGGTGCTGCTGCTGGGGGCCCAGGCCAGCATCGCCGGGACCGAGCCGGGCACCCGCGGCCCGGCTGCGTCGCGGCAGGCGACGACGTCCCATATCGAGATCGATGACGGCAACATCCATATCGCGACGACCGAAGACGGCCAGTCGCGGGAATACCGGCGGGCCGAGAGCGGGTCCGGCACGGTGAGCGAAAGCTATCGCGTCGGCGGCAAGCCGGCCGCCATCGACGCCGCGGCGCGCAAGTGGATCGACGCCCGCATCCAGGCCGCGGTGCAGCCCCCGCCCGAACCGCCCGCGGTGCCCGAGCCGCCCGCCCCGCCGGCGCCACCCGAGCCGCCGTCGATGGCCGACAACGGCGCCTACAAGGAAGCCGTGCGGCTGGCGCTGGCCGACCCCGCGCTGCAGGCCCGGCTCGGCGCGCCGCTGAGCGCGGGCACCGAGGTGAACGGCTCGATCCAGGAACACGACTGGGCCGGCCGGCAGGTCGGTTCGGCCGACCTCTACATTCCGCTGCGCGGCCCCAAGGGCAGCGCCACCGTGCACGCGGTGGGCGGACGCGTGAACGGCGCCTGGCGCTTCGCGCCGCTGCAGCTCGAATCGGTCGCCCTGCGCTGA
- a CDS encoding MBL fold metallo-hydrolase, giving the protein MPALTTTLLRSALIAALSALPAAGLALAPQAAQAAAPQVKTQSGFYRMMLGDFEITALSDGTVTLPLDKLLTDTTPERIRSLQARAELGSQVETSINAFLINTGKQLLLVDAGAGRLFGENGGGRLLASLQAAGYRAEDVDAVLLTHVHGDHSGGLTVDGKAVFPNATVYTDQHEAQFWLDPANAAKSAERHRHAFLEASAALAPMPPPAG; this is encoded by the coding sequence ATGCCCGCCCTGACCACCACCCTGCTCCGCTCCGCCCTGATCGCCGCCCTGTCGGCGCTGCCGGCGGCGGGCCTCGCGCTCGCCCCGCAGGCCGCCCAGGCCGCCGCGCCGCAGGTCAAGACCCAGTCCGGCTTCTACCGCATGATGCTGGGCGACTTCGAGATCACCGCGCTGTCCGACGGCACCGTCACGCTGCCGCTGGACAAGCTCCTGACCGACACCACGCCGGAGCGAATCCGCAGCCTGCAGGCGCGCGCCGAGCTGGGCAGTCAGGTGGAGACCTCGATCAACGCCTTCCTGATCAACACCGGCAAGCAACTGCTGCTGGTGGACGCCGGCGCCGGCCGGCTGTTCGGCGAGAACGGCGGCGGCCGGCTGCTGGCCAGCCTGCAGGCCGCCGGCTACCGCGCCGAAGACGTCGACGCGGTGCTGCTGACCCACGTCCACGGCGACCATTCGGGCGGCCTGACGGTCGACGGCAAGGCGGTCTTCCCCAACGCCACGGTCTACACCGACCAGCATGAGGCCCAGTTCTGGCTCGACCCGGCCAACGCGGCCAAGTCGGCCGAACGCCACCGTCACGCCTTCCTCGAAGCCTCCGCGGCGCTCGCCCCTATGCCGCCGCCGGCCGGCTGA
- a CDS encoding GNAT family N-acetyltransferase produces the protein MSLFSRTIESFWQDAFRGSDVLCRNDALTVALDPGLDEDRRVMLLRAADGKVRAVLTPALADKIRLDRGPDLTEAGLRQKLHDGGIQLHGADYVFHFAEADKQALLQETPPAALRRLSGADEAAFAAFQSAASEQDLDDAYVELDHWAVFGAFEQDCLVCAASMYPWAGQRIADTGVLTLPPARGRGHARRVVRAIGRHACNQGYEPQYRCQTDNRASVALARAAGLTLFASWEVVSPDSAE, from the coding sequence ATGTCCCTGTTTTCGCGAACGATCGAATCCTTCTGGCAAGACGCCTTCCGCGGCAGCGACGTGCTGTGCCGCAACGACGCACTGACGGTCGCGCTGGACCCCGGGCTGGACGAGGACCGCCGGGTCATGCTGCTGCGGGCCGCGGACGGCAAGGTCCGGGCGGTGCTGACCCCGGCGCTGGCCGACAAGATCCGGCTCGATCGCGGGCCGGATCTGACCGAAGCCGGACTGCGGCAGAAGCTGCACGACGGCGGCATCCAACTGCATGGCGCCGACTACGTCTTCCATTTCGCCGAGGCCGACAAGCAGGCCCTGCTGCAGGAGACGCCGCCGGCCGCCTTGCGCCGGCTGAGCGGCGCGGACGAGGCGGCGTTCGCCGCCTTCCAGTCCGCCGCGTCGGAGCAGGATCTGGACGATGCCTACGTCGAGCTCGACCACTGGGCGGTGTTCGGTGCGTTCGAGCAGGATTGCCTGGTCTGTGCCGCCAGCATGTACCCCTGGGCCGGCCAGCGGATCGCGGATACCGGCGTGCTGACCCTGCCGCCTGCGCGGGGCCGCGGCCATGCCCGCCGGGTCGTGCGAGCGATCGGCCGGCATGCCTGCAACCAGGGCTACGAGCCGCAATACCGCTGCCAGACCGACAACCGGGCCTCGGTCGCGCTGGCCCGGGCCGCCGGGCTGACGCTGTTCGCGAGCTGGGAAGTGGTCTCGCCCGATTCCGCCGAATAG
- a CDS encoding LysR family transcriptional regulator, which yields MDRFDALQAFARVVEAGSYTKAAQTLRISKTTVTQLVQQLEARLRVKLLNRTTRKVQVTADGALYYERVVRLLADLEEADTSLSNASASPKGRLRVDVPSPLATLILAPALPAFHARYPDIQLDLGVSDRQVDLIGDNVDCVLRGGELGDSSLIARRVGELRFGVYAAPRYLERAGTPAHPRELEDTHHRIVGFLRANSGKVAPIDMRHGDECITVRGRHVVALDDGNAYLAAGLAGMGVLWLPHYMAQAHVARGELVPLFDDWQFDPMPLHLVFPPNRHVGAKLRAFIEWIDELMARHAPVAAGKMHDNGGT from the coding sequence ATGGACCGTTTCGATGCCTTGCAGGCTTTCGCCCGCGTCGTGGAAGCCGGCAGCTACACCAAGGCGGCGCAGACGCTGCGGATCAGCAAGACCACGGTGACGCAGCTGGTCCAACAGCTGGAGGCACGCCTGCGCGTCAAACTGCTGAATCGCACCACCCGCAAAGTGCAGGTCACGGCCGATGGCGCCCTCTATTACGAGCGCGTCGTCCGCCTGCTCGCCGATCTGGAGGAGGCCGATACCAGTCTGTCGAATGCGTCCGCCTCGCCCAAGGGACGCTTGCGGGTCGACGTGCCCAGCCCGCTCGCCACCTTGATCCTGGCGCCCGCTTTACCGGCTTTTCATGCGCGCTATCCCGACATCCAGCTCGATCTGGGCGTCAGCGATCGGCAGGTGGATCTCATCGGCGACAACGTGGATTGCGTGCTGCGCGGCGGCGAGCTCGGCGACTCCTCCCTGATCGCCCGCCGCGTGGGCGAGTTGCGGTTCGGCGTCTACGCGGCGCCGCGCTATCTGGAACGGGCCGGCACGCCAGCGCATCCGCGCGAGCTGGAAGATACGCACCACCGCATCGTCGGCTTCCTGCGCGCCAACAGCGGCAAGGTTGCGCCGATCGACATGCGGCACGGTGACGAATGCATCACGGTGCGGGGCCGCCACGTGGTGGCGCTCGACGACGGCAACGCCTATCTCGCGGCCGGCCTGGCCGGGATGGGCGTACTCTGGCTGCCGCACTACATGGCGCAGGCGCATGTCGCACGCGGCGAGCTGGTGCCGCTGTTCGACGACTGGCAGTTCGATCCGATGCCGCTGCATCTGGTTTTCCCGCCCAATCGGCATGTCGGCGCGAAACTTCGAGCCTTCATCGAGTGGATCGACGAGCTGATGGCCCGCCATGCGCCGGTTGCCGCCGGCAAAATGCATGACAACGGCGGCACATAA
- a CDS encoding RidA family protein, giving the protein MSARDVVFPAERQALYERNRYSPAVRSNGFLFISGQVGSRPDGSPEPELEAQVRLAFDNLNAVLAAAGCTFSDVVDVTVFIVDPAQNFERIWKIFPDHWGEAPYPTLTGVGVTWLYGYQFEIKAIARLPESAAAVSGG; this is encoded by the coding sequence ATGTCTGCACGCGACGTCGTCTTTCCGGCCGAGCGCCAAGCGCTGTACGAGCGGAACCGCTACTCGCCCGCCGTCCGTTCCAACGGCTTCCTCTTCATCTCGGGCCAAGTCGGCAGCCGGCCGGACGGTTCGCCCGAACCCGAGCTGGAAGCCCAGGTCAGGCTCGCCTTCGACAATCTGAACGCGGTGCTGGCGGCTGCCGGCTGCACGTTCAGCGACGTGGTCGACGTGACGGTCTTCATCGTCGATCCCGCCCAGAACTTCGAGCGGATCTGGAAGATATTCCCGGACCATTGGGGCGAGGCGCCTTATCCGACGCTGACCGGGGTGGGGGTGACCTGGCTCTACGGCTACCAGTTCGAGATCAAGGCGATCGCGCGGCTGCCCGAGTCCGCCGCTGCCGTGTCCGGCGGCTAA
- a CDS encoding LysR family transcriptional regulator: protein MTIKEIDFRRVDLNLLVTLLVLLRERSVSRAAEKLYLGQPAVSAALARLRSLFDDPLLVRTAQGMVPTVKALELEAALKPAVANIQSVLFEPTVFDPAEAERTFVLGMPDWVEIWLMPLLFTRLQRLAPGLRIAVKTSDPFQVQDMLEQDEIALAILPSCSTFDSGTPPRHAQPLRRMGFACVYDPRQVDLPSPLTLDQFLAFPHLLVTYRVANEGVVDRMLAEQGRVRSLAYTTPHFGVLPNLLRQLPALACVPEVLAEHWRQHFGLATSPIPLALPGFTAGMIWHVTRDRDPALRWLRAQIEAVVAEAI from the coding sequence ATGACCATCAAGGAAATCGATTTCCGCCGGGTCGACCTCAACCTGCTGGTGACCCTGCTGGTGCTGCTGCGCGAACGCAGCGTGTCGCGCGCCGCCGAGAAGCTCTACCTGGGCCAGCCGGCCGTCAGCGCCGCGCTGGCGCGCCTGCGCAGCCTGTTCGACGATCCGCTGCTGGTGCGCACCGCCCAGGGCATGGTGCCGACGGTCAAGGCGCTGGAGCTCGAGGCTGCGCTGAAGCCGGCCGTCGCCAACATCCAGTCGGTGCTGTTCGAGCCGACCGTGTTCGATCCGGCCGAGGCCGAGCGCACCTTCGTGCTCGGCATGCCCGACTGGGTGGAGATCTGGCTGATGCCGCTGCTGTTCACCCGGCTGCAGCGGCTGGCGCCGGGGCTGCGCATCGCGGTGAAGACCTCCGACCCGTTCCAGGTGCAGGACATGCTGGAGCAGGACGAGATCGCGCTGGCGATCCTGCCGTCCTGCTCCACCTTCGACAGCGGCACGCCGCCGCGCCATGCCCAGCCGCTGCGCAGGATGGGCTTCGCCTGCGTCTACGATCCGCGCCAGGTCGACCTGCCGTCGCCGCTGACGCTCGACCAGTTCCTCGCCTTTCCGCACCTGCTGGTCACCTACCGCGTCGCCAACGAAGGCGTGGTGGACCGCATGCTGGCCGAGCAGGGCCGGGTGCGCAGCCTGGCCTATACCACGCCGCATTTCGGCGTCCTGCCCAATCTGCTGCGCCAGCTGCCCGCGCTGGCCTGCGTGCCCGAAGTGCTGGCGGAACACTGGCGCCAGCATTTCGGCCTGGCGACCTCGCCGATCCCGCTGGCGCTGCCCGGCTTCACCGCCGGCATGATCTGGCATGTCACCCGCGACCGCGATCCGGCCCTGCGCTGGCTGCGGGCGCAGATCGAGGCGGTGGTGGCGGAGGCGATCTGA
- a CDS encoding DUF6328 family protein produces the protein MNDSFRPDDPTVATEEDEDGDLADLLGELRVLLPTAQLLSAFLISVPFMPGFARIVQAEKQVFLATFVLAVASLVLFSAPAVQHRLMRPLRRRESFKTLASRQMLVGACMLGTALVLATQLVLSEVLGHAVGNIAATVIAVLILTMWVVVPSIWKSRKDC, from the coding sequence ATGAACGACTCATTCCGCCCTGACGACCCGACCGTGGCGACCGAAGAAGACGAGGACGGCGACCTCGCCGACCTGCTGGGCGAATTGCGCGTGCTGCTGCCGACCGCGCAACTGCTGTCGGCCTTCCTGATCTCGGTGCCCTTCATGCCGGGGTTCGCCAGGATCGTCCAGGCGGAGAAGCAGGTCTTCCTCGCCACCTTCGTCCTGGCCGTGGCCAGCCTGGTGCTGTTCAGCGCGCCGGCGGTCCAGCACCGGCTGATGCGGCCGCTGCGGCGGCGCGAAAGCTTCAAGACGCTGGCCAGCCGGCAGATGCTGGTGGGCGCCTGCATGCTGGGGACCGCGCTGGTGCTGGCCACCCAGCTGGTGCTGTCCGAAGTGCTCGGGCATGCGGTGGGCAATATCGCCGCTACCGTCATCGCGGTGCTGATCCTGACGATGTGGGTGGTGGTCCCCTCGATCTGGAAATCCCGCAAGGATTGCTGA
- a CDS encoding helix-turn-helix transcriptional regulator, which translates to MRSSRLLSILMLLQWRGRLSATALAREFEVSVRTIYRDVDALSASGVPVYAERGRQGGIALHEGYRTRLTGLTPGEAESLPLAGLATVAHDLGLGAEATAAQLKLMASLPVAAGEGALRIARRFHIDPLPWYHRTEASPCLPELAGAVWRERRIRIDYDNWQGQARHELEPLGLVLKGGLWYLVASRAGGKPRSYRVSAIRALEVLDTGFSRPAGFELAEHWPAAVADFERRLMRERATVRLSEEGCRILRAVSPLAAEQVQASARPDARAGWIEAEMPIETPEYSARQLLRLGAEVEVLAPQALRDALLDEARAVLALYLPAGGDDPGGS; encoded by the coding sequence ATGCGATCCAGCCGACTGCTCTCGATCCTGATGCTGCTGCAATGGCGCGGCCGCCTGTCGGCCACGGCGCTGGCGCGCGAGTTCGAGGTCTCGGTGCGCACCATCTACCGCGACGTCGACGCGCTCAGCGCCAGCGGCGTGCCGGTCTATGCCGAGCGCGGCCGCCAGGGCGGCATCGCGCTGCACGAGGGCTACCGCACCCGGCTGACCGGCCTGACGCCCGGCGAGGCCGAGAGCCTGCCGCTGGCCGGCCTCGCCACCGTGGCGCACGACCTGGGCCTGGGCGCCGAGGCGACCGCGGCGCAACTGAAGCTGATGGCCAGCCTGCCGGTGGCCGCCGGCGAAGGCGCGCTGCGCATCGCCCGCCGCTTCCATATCGATCCGCTGCCCTGGTACCACCGCACCGAGGCCTCGCCCTGCCTGCCGGAGCTGGCCGGCGCGGTCTGGCGCGAGCGGCGCATCCGCATCGACTACGACAACTGGCAGGGCCAGGCCCGCCACGAGCTGGAGCCGCTGGGCCTGGTACTCAAGGGCGGGCTCTGGTACCTGGTGGCCAGCCGCGCCGGCGGCAAGCCGCGCAGCTACCGCGTCTCGGCCATCCGCGCGCTCGAGGTGCTGGACACCGGCTTCAGCCGCCCGGCCGGCTTCGAGCTGGCCGAGCACTGGCCGGCCGCCGTGGCCGATTTCGAACGCCGGCTGATGCGGGAGCGGGCGACGGTCCGGCTGTCGGAGGAAGGTTGCCGCATCCTGCGCGCCGTCAGCCCGCTAGCGGCCGAGCAGGTGCAGGCCAGCGCCCGGCCGGACGCGCGCGCCGGCTGGATCGAGGCCGAGATGCCGATCGAGACGCCCGAATATTCGGCGCGCCAGCTGTTGCGCCTGGGCGCCGAGGTCGAGGTGCTGGCGCCGCAGGCCTTGCGCGATGCGCTGCTGGACGAGGCCCGCGCCGTGCTGGCGCTCTACCTGCCGGCCGGCGGCGACGACCCCGGCGGCTCGTGA
- a CDS encoding MBL fold metallo-hydrolase, producing MKTFAGDAELFPGVRSVAVPGHTPGHTFYVVESRDQQLQFWGDTVHAQHVQLPDPAVTVLFDIDSPAAAKQRKRVFADAAAKHYWVAAAHIAFPGIGHLRKEATGFGWVPANYSIPR from the coding sequence CTGAAGACCTTCGCCGGCGACGCCGAGCTGTTCCCGGGCGTGCGCAGCGTGGCCGTGCCGGGCCACACGCCGGGCCATACCTTCTACGTGGTGGAAAGCCGCGACCAGCAACTGCAGTTCTGGGGCGACACCGTCCACGCCCAGCACGTGCAGCTCCCCGATCCGGCGGTGACGGTGCTGTTCGACATCGACAGCCCGGCGGCAGCCAAGCAGCGCAAGCGGGTGTTCGCCGATGCGGCGGCCAAGCATTACTGGGTCGCGGCGGCGCATATCGCCTTCCCGGGCATCGGCCATCTGCGCAAGGAAGCAACGGGCTTTGGCTGGGTGCCGGCGAATTATTCGATTCCTCGCTGA
- a CDS encoding BlaI/MecI/CopY family transcriptional regulator, with protein sequence MNEPQATEGELAILRVLWDRGQPCTVREVHEALSRNKETAYTTVLKMMTIMTEKGLLARDESERSHRYRPTHDEPQVQSAMLKDFMRRTFAGSAAQLVQRALDADAASAADLDAIEDMIRQAKARRGR encoded by the coding sequence ATGAACGAACCGCAAGCGACCGAAGGCGAACTGGCCATCCTGCGCGTGCTGTGGGATCGCGGCCAGCCCTGCACCGTGCGCGAGGTGCACGAAGCGCTGTCCCGCAACAAGGAGACGGCCTACACCACCGTGCTGAAGATGATGACCATCATGACCGAGAAGGGACTGCTGGCGCGCGACGAATCCGAGCGTTCGCACCGCTACCGGCCGACCCACGACGAGCCGCAGGTGCAGTCGGCCATGCTGAAGGACTTCATGCGCCGCACCTTCGCCGGCTCGGCCGCCCAGCTGGTGCAGCGCGCGCTCGACGCGGACGCGGCCAGCGCGGCCGATCTCGACGCGATCGAGGACATGATCCGGCAGGCCAAGGCGCGCCGTGGCCGCTAG